One window from the genome of Cryptomeria japonica chromosome 6, Sugi_1.0, whole genome shotgun sequence encodes:
- the LOC131037515 gene encoding protein TRIGALACTOSYLDIACYLGLYCEROL 1, chloroplastic, with protein sequence MATASLYSPLRGNLLLKNTNKSTQCSSNTMRASSKYGVNHGAHQYYSPHKTLFNHCSFIRGKKGCGLALSRPNPAKTKVSLGRTSLQLSAFSGRKPLSIDRELGNGDKGFKRCNHVCSGNDSASVNASVSLSEQRDCLNSEEEELPDRVLKGWTPPRYVWRALSAWVIAGQVIARVMRGRLHVRNCLQQLEVVGPGSIGVCLLTAAFVGMAFTIQFVREFTKLGLTRSVGGVLALALSRELSPVVTSIIIAGRVGSAFAAELGTMQVSEQTDTLRVLGTDPVDYLVIPRVFACCVALPVLTLICFTVAMAASVLIADGVYNVSANIILDSARRALEPWDIVSAMIKSMVFGGFISVVSCAWGVTTLGGAKGVGESTTSAVVISLVCVFIADFVLSWLFFQGAGDALKAAMG encoded by the coding sequence ATATGGGGTCAACCACGGTGCTCATCAATATTACAGCCCACATAAAACCCTGTTCAATCACTGTAGTTTTATCCGGGGGAAAAAGGGTTGTGGGTTAGCTCTCTCAAGGCCAAATCCTGCAAAAACAAAGGTTTCTCTAGGGAGGACTAGTTTGCAGTTGTCTGCTTTTAGTGGGCGTAAGCCATTATCCATCGATAGAGAATTAGGAAATGGAGACAAAGGATTCAAACGATGTAATCATGTCTGCAGTGGAAATGATTCAGCATCAGTCAATGCATCTGTTTCTCTTTCAGAACAAAGGGACTGTTTGAATTCTGAAGAAGAAGAGTTACCCGATAGAGTTTTGAAAGGATGGACACCACCAAGATATGTGTGGAGAGCGTTGTCTGCTTGGGTGATAGCAGGACAGGTCATTGCCAGGGTTATGAGGGGCAGATTACATGTGAGAAATTGCTTGCAGCAGCTTGAGGTAGTGGGCCCGGGTTCTATTGGTGTCTGCTTGTTGACAGCCGCATTTGTGGGGATGGCTTTTACAATTCAATTTGTTAGGGAATTTACAAAGCTTGGGCTAACAAGATCAGTTGGGGGTGTGCTGGCACTGGCGTTGTCAAGAGAACTGAGCCCAGTTGTTACATCTATCATCATTGCCGGCCGTGTCGGCAGTGCTTTTGCTGCAGAGTTAGGAACCATGCAGGTGTCTGAACAGACCGATACTTTGAGGGTGCTGGGAACAGATCCTGTCGATTACCTTGTGATTCCCCGCGTATTTGCTTGCTGTGTGGCATTGCCAGTCTTAACTTTAATCTGCTTCACTGTGGCTATGGCAGCCAGTGTTCTGATAGCTGATGGAGTTTACAATGTTAGTGCTAATATTATCTTGGATTCTGCAAGAAGGGCTCTCGAGCCATGGGACATAGTTAGTGCAATGATCAAATCCATGGTGTTTGGTGGGTTTATATCTGTCGTGAGTTGTGCATGGGGTGTCACAACGCTTGGAGGGGCAAAAGGGGTAGGAGAGTCTACAACTTCTGCGGTTGTAATCTCCCTAGTTTGTGTCTTTATTGCTGATTTTGTGCTTTCGTGGTTATTTTTCCAAGGTGCAGGGGATGCTCTTAAGGCTGCTATGGGATAG